Genomic segment of Gammaproteobacteria bacterium:
GCGCAGTCGGCCTCATAGACCTGTTTGCCGCGGGCGATGCTCGGCGCCCGGTCCGGTTCGGCGATGGGCGGATAGCCCGCGCCCTTTAGGGCCACGCCCTTGGGGGCGCCGGTGGCGAGCCAGTGGAAATAGGCCTCCAACGCCTTGATCACCCTGCCGTTCGCGGGCGGCGGGCTGCCGTTCATGCTGAAGCGGAAACAACCCTGGATGCGCTGGGTGAGGGTGATTTCCCGCCCGCTTTTCTTGAGGTGTTTCGGGTAACCGACGTAGGCGGCCCACATCGGCGAGGCGTTCGCCAGGCGCCCGCGGTCGAGATGGCAGCTGACGCACTGCAGGCCGTTGCCCACGTATTTGCCGCGCAGGATCTGCGTGTCCACGAACACGTGCTCCCCGTAGCGCACCAGGCGGCC
This window contains:
- a CDS encoding cytochrome C, which translates into the protein MFDPRPLLRLLPLAAGLLLANPAAAQPSTPAPSTAWPASKGRAPFHPPAEDQIPDNRFGRLVRYGEHVFVDTQILRGKYVGNGLQCVSCHLDRGRLANASPMWAAYVGYPKHLKKSGREITLTQRIQGCFRFSMNGSPPPANGRVIKALEAYFHWLATGAPKGVALKGAGYPPIAEPDRAPSIARGKQVYEADCA